One window of the Bombus affinis isolate iyBomAffi1 chromosome 10, iyBomAffi1.2, whole genome shotgun sequence genome contains the following:
- the LOC126921259 gene encoding carboxy-terminal domain RNA polymerase II polypeptide A small phosphatase 1 isoform X2 has protein sequence MFLSHFLKLSKYMLIEIFYYPKNAQLPQENEVNNTGSASGKKPRGRGLLRSLLCCLGRGRGSSSKSSKTSSLQGDGHGSPSLRTGSPRFLLPPVRHQDMHKKCMVIDLDETLVHSSFKPINNADFVVPVEIDGTVHQVYVLKRPYVDEFLQRMGELYECVLFTASLAKYADPVADLLDRWGVFRARLFRESCVYHRGNYVKDLNKLGRDLQQIIIVDNSPASYIFHPDNAVPVASWFDDMTDSELLDLIPFFEKLSNVENIYTVLCNSNHPYNQVPPAVQNSPSPGSGSLGAS, from the exons atgttcctCTCCCATTTCTTAAAACTGTCAAAATACATGCTTATAGAAATATTCTACTATCCTAAAAATG CTCAGTTACCACAAGAGAATGAAGTGAACAACACCGGTTCAGCCAGTGGCAAAAAGCCAAGAGGGCGTGGGCTTCTGCGATCTCTACTTTGTTGCCTCGGTAGAGGACGTGGAAGTAGTTCTAAAAGTTCAAAGACAAGCTCGTTACAAGGCGATGGACATGGTTCTCCATCCCTAAGGACTGGATCCCCAAGGTTCCTTCTCCCACCTGTCAGACATCAGGATATGCACAAGAAGTGCATGGTGATTGATTTGGATGAAACACTAGTGCATAGTTCTTTCAAACCAATCAACAATGCCGATTTTGTTGTTCCTGTAGAGATTGATGGGACAGTGCATCAAGTGTATGTTTTAAAGAGGCCTTATGTGGATGAATTCTTACAGAGAATGGGTGAACTGTACGAGTGTGTATTGTTCACAGCAAGTTTGGCTAAG TATGCTGATCCAGTAGCAGATCTGCTTGACAGATGGGGAGTGTTTAGAGCAAGACTGTTTAGAGAATCTTGTGTTTATCACAGAGGAAATTATGTTAAAGATTTAAATAAACTAGGGCGGGATTTACAGCAAATTATTATTGTTGATAATAGCCCCGCCAGTTACATTTTCCATCCAGATAATGCA GTACCAGTGGCATCATGGTTTGATGATATGACAGATTCAGAACTATTAGATCTAATTCCATTTTTCGAGAAGCTCAGTAATGTGGAAAATATTTATACAGTCTTGTGCAATAGTAATCATCCTTATAATCAAGTACCTCCAGCTGTACAGAATAGTCCAAGCCCAGGGTCAGGTTCACTTGGTGCTTCCTAG
- the LOC126921259 gene encoding carboxy-terminal domain RNA polymerase II polypeptide A small phosphatase 1 isoform X1: MDASSIITQVSRDDELGQFNNGKAQLPQENEVNNTGSASGKKPRGRGLLRSLLCCLGRGRGSSSKSSKTSSLQGDGHGSPSLRTGSPRFLLPPVRHQDMHKKCMVIDLDETLVHSSFKPINNADFVVPVEIDGTVHQVYVLKRPYVDEFLQRMGELYECVLFTASLAKYADPVADLLDRWGVFRARLFRESCVYHRGNYVKDLNKLGRDLQQIIIVDNSPASYIFHPDNAVPVASWFDDMTDSELLDLIPFFEKLSNVENIYTVLCNSNHPYNQVPPAVQNSPSPGSGSLGAS, encoded by the exons ATGGACGCATCGTCCATTATCACCCAAGTGTCGCGGGATGACGAGCTAGGCCAATTTAATAATGGGAAAG CTCAGTTACCACAAGAGAATGAAGTGAACAACACCGGTTCAGCCAGTGGCAAAAAGCCAAGAGGGCGTGGGCTTCTGCGATCTCTACTTTGTTGCCTCGGTAGAGGACGTGGAAGTAGTTCTAAAAGTTCAAAGACAAGCTCGTTACAAGGCGATGGACATGGTTCTCCATCCCTAAGGACTGGATCCCCAAGGTTCCTTCTCCCACCTGTCAGACATCAGGATATGCACAAGAAGTGCATGGTGATTGATTTGGATGAAACACTAGTGCATAGTTCTTTCAAACCAATCAACAATGCCGATTTTGTTGTTCCTGTAGAGATTGATGGGACAGTGCATCAAGTGTATGTTTTAAAGAGGCCTTATGTGGATGAATTCTTACAGAGAATGGGTGAACTGTACGAGTGTGTATTGTTCACAGCAAGTTTGGCTAAG TATGCTGATCCAGTAGCAGATCTGCTTGACAGATGGGGAGTGTTTAGAGCAAGACTGTTTAGAGAATCTTGTGTTTATCACAGAGGAAATTATGTTAAAGATTTAAATAAACTAGGGCGGGATTTACAGCAAATTATTATTGTTGATAATAGCCCCGCCAGTTACATTTTCCATCCAGATAATGCA GTACCAGTGGCATCATGGTTTGATGATATGACAGATTCAGAACTATTAGATCTAATTCCATTTTTCGAGAAGCTCAGTAATGTGGAAAATATTTATACAGTCTTGTGCAATAGTAATCATCCTTATAATCAAGTACCTCCAGCTGTACAGAATAGTCCAAGCCCAGGGTCAGGTTCACTTGGTGCTTCCTAG
- the LOC126921231 gene encoding Golgi apparatus protein 1, giving the protein MEHKTNIRSILFVIFLHLSVLNCTHLTKTYFKDEITNNGDNIPKISWLFSNSADSSVRIKRASIIKINEDSLLKSMNIKCRQNLNRLCGDITKNNDELMLLECIQSFKPTEVSGIDDECRQAIWDYILNVTGNSNIERLARRTCGKELDSLDCTAFGNKHGAYLSCLIDQREKVKNPQCIAYIQRLEWIAFSDFRIITPFSSDCENDIKRFKCDKVQPYRDISQGQILACLQEHVNELQLQCKRHILHVSEIQAENINLDRQLYLACEEDHTRFCPNIRPGSGQVYKCLMQHKTDRSMTTMCQEQLARRGKLIASDYKVSKGLVKACKDDIKSNHCRRSVFEDKNIRLAQILLCLESAAKNGSKIDNNCQAEMFDHRKLLMEDYRLSPEIVDGCANDITAFCNSLEVGGATIHCLMEHTRPRKRKSRISSKCQRALEDLIMEADAGEDWRIDPVLKEQCELIANVVCKNVQGGDARMISCLMEQLGTDKMTEACETALVQIQYFVARDFKLDPQLYRACKYDATHLCHARNAWASDGKQMDPERGPLVLPCLYRHVYHPQKNMTLRTECLEEIRRVMRQRAVNVDLQPEIEEVCLTELASFCYDKTAKGEEILCLQDNLERLNKNCKLAVGNFTEEQAERVELNPIISAACYHIIERHCEEVLKYGKDEGDMMECLIEHKNDIEGRSDYKCKAAVEHFQLISLKNYHFTYKFKEACRPSVKRWCPKSKTKAEVIECLSTKVQEDIIKDTQHHITKECRQQLKAQLYQQRENIQFDPILQAQCTNDIKQYCYDLEPGNSQILECLAAHKSKLTDACHKQLFKVRKQEFQDSSSDFTLLNNCRAMVRQFCHDISRSQALDCLKKYKDEPTFDDKCKSIVIRRMIEQNTDYRFNTALQIACSYDINKHCKEVLLNEPTDKELEGKVIRCLKIKFRESKLLIKCEHQMANILREAALNYHLNPLLATMCAHEIETVCKADDNDPGAVEECLKMEFNAGNKDMKEECRMEIADLIEQTRADINVDPLLQKACAVDVSKYCSDVPQGAGRHIMCLQNVLDDSNKSLQPDCYKMLTTRIEMFRNAAKLIGPNSIQELYSTVNQSPARRYFMIIALTMIGLIFITGLFCGRVTRRTMLMKNK; this is encoded by the exons ATGGAACATAAGACAAACATAAGAAGCATTTTATTTGTGATTTTTCTACACTTGTCGGTGCTAAATTGTACTCACTTGACGAAAACTtattttaaagatgaaattacaaataatgGTGACAATATACCAAAAATCAGTTGGTTATTTAGCAATTCTGCTGACAGTTCCGTTAGAATTAAAAGAGCCAGCATAATCAAGATAAACGAAGATAGTTTATTAAAATCTATGAACATTAAGTGTCGACAAAATTTGAATCGCCTGTGCGGTGATATTACTAAAAATAACGACGAATTAATGCTGTTAGAATGTATTCAAAgttttaag CCAACTGAAGTATCTGGTATTGATGATGAATGCCGACAAGCAATCTGGGACTATATCTTAAATGTTACAGGTAACTCAAATATAGAACGTTTAGCTAGAAGAACCTGTGGCAAAGAGTTAGATTCATTGGATTGCACGGCTTTTGGTAATAAACATGGAGCATATCTTTCGTGTTTAATTGACCAaagagaaaaagtaaaaaatccTCAATGCATTGCATATATCCAAAGGTTAGAATGGATTGCATTCAGTGATTTTAGGATTATAACACCATTTTCTTCAGATTgtgaaaatgatattaaaagatTCAAATGTGACAAGGTACAACCTTACAGAGACATATCCCAAGGACAAATATTAGCCTGTTTACAAGAACATGTTAATGAACTTCAACTTCAATGTAAAAGACATATACTTCATGTGTCTGAAATACAAGCAGAAAATATCAACTTAGACCGACAATTGTATTTAGCTTGCGAAGAAGACCATACTAGATTTTGTCCAAATATTAGACCAGGAAGTGGTCAAGTATATAAGTGTTTAATGCAACACAAAACAGATAGATCTATGACAACAATGTGCCAAGAACAGCTTGCAAGACGAGGGAAATTAATTGCATCTGATTATAAAGTTAGTAAAGGACTAGTTAAAGCTTGTAAAGATGACATTAAAAGTAATCATTGTAGAAGATCTGTGTTTGAAGATAAAAACATAAGACTTGCACAAATTCTTCTTTGTTTGGAATCTGCGGCAAAAAATGGTAGTAAAATTGATAATAACTGCCAAGCTGAAATGTTTGATCATAGAAAACTTTTAATGGAAGATTATAGATTATCCCCTGAGATAGTTGATGGTTGTGCTAATGATATTACagcattttgtaatagtttagaAGTTGGTGGTGCAACAATTCATTGCTTGATGGAGCATACAAGACCAAGAAAGAGGAAATCGAGAATATCTAGTAAATGTCAGAGAGCG TTAGAAGATCTAATTATGGAAGCTGATGCTGGAGAAGATTGGAGAATTGATCCTGTTTTAAAGGAACAGTGTGAATTAATCGCTAATGTAGTTTGCAAAAAT GTACAGGGAGGTGATGCCAGAATGATATCCTGTTTAATGGAACAGCTTGGTACAGACAAAATGACAGAAGCTTGTGAAACTGCTTTAGTTCAGATACAATATTTTGTAGCTAGAGATTTCAAACTAGATCCTCAATTGTATAGAGCATGTAAATATGATGCAACACATCTATGTCATGCAAGAAATGCATGGGCTAGTGATGGAAAACAAATGGATCCAGAAAGAGGACCTCTTGTTTTACCATGTTTATATAGACATGTGTATCATCCTCAAAAGAATATGACA TTAAGAACAGAATGTCTTGAAGAAATTAGACGCGTTATGAGACAAAGAGCAGTAAATGTTGATTTACAACCTGAAATTGAAGAAGTGTGTCTGACTGAGTTAGCATCATTTTGTTATGACAAAACAGCAAAAGGAGAAGAAATATTATGTCTTCAAGATAATTTAGAACG TTTAAACAAGAATTGCAAATTAGCAGTCGGCAATTTTACGGAAGAACAAGCAGAACGTGTTGAATTGAATCCAATAATTTCTGCTGCATGTTACCATATCATAGAGCGTCATTGTGAG gaAGTATTAAAATATGGTAAAGATGAGGGTGATATGATGGAATGTTTAATAGAACACAAAAATGATATAGAAGGGCGATCTGATTATAAATGTAAAGCAGCAGTAGAACACTTCCAATTaatatcattaaaaaattaCCACTTTACCTATAAATTTAAAGAGGCTTGTAGACCATCTGTTAAAAGATGGTGTCCAAA ATCTAAAACTAAGGCAGAAGTAATAGAATGTTTAAGTACAAAAGTGCAAGAAGATATAATAAAAGATACTCAACATCACATAACAAAAGAATGTAGACAACAGTTAAAAGCGCAGCTTTATCAACAAAGAGAAAACATTCAGTTTGATCCTATCTTACAGGCACAATGTACAAATGATATTAAACAGTATTGTTATGATCTTGAACCAGGCAATTCTCAG ATTCTCGAATGTTTAGCGGCACATAAGTCAAAATTAACAGATGCGTGTCATAAACAATTGTTTAAAGTGAGGAAACAAGAATTCCAAGACAGTTCAAGCGATTTCACTTTATTAAATAATTGCCGAGCGATGGTAAGGCAATTCTGCCATGATATAAGTCGTTCACAAGCGTTAgattgtttaaaaaaatataaagatgaACCAACGTTTGATGATAAATGCAAAAGTATTGTTATTCGAAGAATGATTGAACAAAACACAGACTACAGATTTAATACTGCATTACAAATTGCATGTTCTTATGATATTAATAAGCATTGTAAAGAG GTTTTATTAAATGAACCTACCGATAAAGAACTCGAAGGAAAAGTTATAAGgtgtttaaaaattaaatttcgagAGTCAAAACTTTTAATAAAATGTGAACACCAAATGGCTAACATACTTAGAGAAGCAGCtttaaattatcatttaaatCCATTATTAGCCACAATGTGTGCACATGAG ATTGAAACAGTTTGTAAAGCAGATGACAATGATCCAGGAGCTGTAGAAGAATGTTTGAAAATGGAATTTAATGCTGGAAATAAAGATATGAAAGAAGAATGTCGCATGGAAATTGCTGACTTAATAGAACAAACAAGAGCAGATATTAATGTAGATCCATTATTACAGAAAGCATGTGCCGTCGATGTCAGTAAATACTGTAGTGATGTTCCTCAAGGCGCAGGGAGGC aTATCATGTGTTTACAAAATGTATTAGACGACAGTAACAAGTCTCTACAACCTGATTGCTATAAGATGTTAACTACAAGGATCGAAATGTTCAGAAATGCGGCTAAG ttAATTGGACCAAATTCAATCCAGGAATTGTATTCAACGGTAAATCAGTCTCCTGCAAGACGATATTTCATGATTATCGCGTTAACAATGATTGGCTTAATTTTCATTACCGGCTTATTTTGTGGAAGAGTAACAAGACGAACaatgttaatgaaaaataaGTGA